CGGTTCGATTTCCGTAGTCGAAGGTCGCGGCGACGGCTCCTTCGTTTATCCGCACTTCAACTATGCGGTGGGAAGCAGTCCGCGCGCAATGGTGGGGGCGGACTTCAATCAGGACGGTCTCACCGATCTGGCCGTACTGCTTTATGACACGCAAGTCCTGCAAGTCATCATGCGCAGCGCCGAAGGCGTTTCCAGAATAGACGGCACGGAAGACACTTGATCTGCACAGCGGTGTTTCGGCAAGCCAGGATGGCTGTTTGTGAATCTATAGATGGTTTTTTCAATCGGGGATGCCGTCATTCCTGTCCCGGTTTTCTCAGTCCGGAAGACTTTGACAAAATGAATACGGCTTTATTCATAGCCCGCTCCTAACAAGAAGATCAACGGGCCAACAATAGGATGAATCCAGTGAATCAGAAATCGCTTTACGAACGCCTTGGGGGTTACGATGGTCTCACTGTTTTTGCAAATGATTTGCTCCCACGTTTGCAAACAGACGCTCAATTAGGCCGCTTTTGGCAAAATCGCGGGGACGATGGCATCGCCAGGGAAAAACAATTACTGATCGATTATTTATGTGCAGTGACCGGCGGACCCATGTATTACACGGGCCGGGATATGAAGACAACGCATAAAGGGATGAAAATCAGCGAAAATGATTGGGCCCTATTCCTAGAGCACGCCGGAGAGACGATGAAGAACTTAAAGGTTCCAGCGCAAGAATGTGATGAGGTCGTCTCCTTCGTACTGAGTCTGAAACCAGATATCGTTGAATCATAATCTGGACCCACAAATAAAATTAATCTGACTCATGCGGGCATCGCCCGCAGGATAAAAGCCGAAACGTTTCGATTGCGCTCTGGATGGGTGCATAGCAAAGAGAAGTTGAGCGCTAGAAACCCCTCTCATTCACTATCAATCCCCATACGTTCCGACATCTTAGAAACTTGCTGTAGTCTGGTAATTTAACGGTTCGATAATACCGTTGAATAATGAATTCTAGGGTGATACGGATAATATTTTGATATTATTAGAGGGGTATGTGTCTTAAACAACCGGGGCCCGGTGAATGGATTATTGATCTGCTCGTTTGAATTAAACTGTCCAAAAAAGTAAATGAATAATGGGATTGCCGATTTAATCTCAAAGAATATTAAAATGCCAAAAATAAATCAGGAAATATTAATATGGGCACGGGAAACCAGTGGGCTCACTGTCGAGGAGGCAGCTAAAAAACTACAACTTAAAGACACCAGTGCGGCTACAGGTGTTGAAAAGTTGCTAGAGTATGAGAGCGGGAAAGAGCCGTCTCGTTCCCTGCTGGTAAAAATGTCCAAGCAATATAGAAAACCTCTTTTAGCATTTTATTTAGAAAAACCGCCTAGAAAGGGAGATCGGGGTGAAGACTTTCGAACTCTTCGTGAAGGTTATAAACAAGAAGAGAATGTATTGGTGGATGTTTTAATCAGAGATATTAAGGCGCGGCAAAGTGTGTTACGAGAAATTCTCATAGAGGAGGACG
This window of the Candidatus Nitrohelix vancouverensis genome carries:
- a CDS encoding group 1 truncated hemoglobin; its protein translation is MNQKSLYERLGGYDGLTVFANDLLPRLQTDAQLGRFWQNRGDDGIAREKQLLIDYLCAVTGGPMYYTGRDMKTTHKGMKISENDWALFLEHAGETMKNLKVPAQECDEVVSFVLSLKPDIVES